The DNA sequence GAGTTAGACAAGGATAAGTTTTATCAAGTAAATAAGACAAAATCATTGTGTCTAAGTAAAAATTTATTCTAAAATTATCTATGATAGGGCTATCGCTCCACGCTTCCATTTTATTCTATTTCTTTTGGAAGGTAATAATCAACAAATTTGTCATTAATAGTTTGTCCTTGTTGTAAACTTTCAACAGCCCTTTCAGTCAGGTAAAAGCATTTTTGAAGAAATATTCTTGTGATCCCATCGACATCATTATTTATTTTTTCTATTCCGCTTAAATCAAAAGGAGTAACATCCTCACTTGCGTTAACCCGCGCAATATTTAAATAATTAATAACTATTTTTTTTGCTTGTTCATTATTTAACTTGTTTAAAAATATTGAGCGATTGCTAATTCTATCCGCTAATGGTGGGGAGACACTTCTAAGTTTTTTTAAAGCGTTTCCCGTCATTGCAAATAATAAACACCATTCCCTGTGCTCATCTAACAATGTTCTCAAATTGTATACATAATTATCAACTTGGGTTTTGGATAAGCGCCCTTCTGTAATATCTTCAAATTCATCAACTAAAATATAAAAATCCGTATATTCCTGTTCTTTTACAAGCGTAACAATTGCTCTTATGATATCAATATCTTTTCTATCTAAGCGTTTTCCACTCCCCGAGGATATCACTTCCCAAGTTTTATTAACACCAAAATCATCGGAAACCAAATCATAGAAGTATTTAGCTAATGTTGCATCATTAAATTCACCCTTTAAAATTTCAAATAATACTCCCTGAAATGTGGCCTCAAATTCTTTCCTTGACCTATTATCATAAATGTTTCTAAGCCAAGCGTCTAAAAAAGCTTTATAGCTAACTAGATTGACAGGGTCATATGGATCTGGATTGTTTTCAGTTAAAAGACTTTTCTTATTAAGCTTGCCAAGCCTTTCTTTATAAGTTTTTGTATTTTTTATTTTTTCGATTATTTTATTCCAAATAAATTTCTTAAAATTTTCTTCTCCTATTTTAGATATAATTGCACCAATTAATTCAGAAAGTTTTACTCCTGGATTATCAATGTATATAACATAAGGATTTTTGTAAAATTCTTTACTTTGGGAAGTAGCATCTAGTAAGTATCTTACGTACATTAGCAATTGAGTTTTTCCAGAACCATAATCTCCTATAATTACAGCCGTAAGTAATTTATCCTTTGGAGAAGCTGAAATAGAGTACAATGAATCATAAACATAGTCATGAACTTGCTTGTATACAGTTTCATCAACTGGTACTAAATGACCAGCATGAACGTCACTATTAATATTTGTAGTTCCTGATTTAGGGAAAGGATTAAACTTGAGTCCCAATTTATCATATTTTTTGTCAAGAGTTTTAGTCTGTGGCTGTCGCTGAGAAATTATTTGGCTTATGATATCTTCTCGGTTTTCCATCATAAATTTATCTTAAAAATATGTGTGATATAAATGAGTCTTTATATTTTGGGAAAAGAATTATCTCTTTTTCCTTAATTACTTCGCGTTTTATAAAAATCTCAGACGTTCTTTCTAAACTCATTAATTCTTTATTTACAAGGTACTGCCAAATTATATAGTTCTTAATTTTATCAATAGGAAATCTATATTCCATAGCAATTTTAAATATTAGCATTGGAATATAAATATGTTTACTTTTAAAATTAGCTTTTATATAGCTAAATAAATCTAATGTAATGTCACTTTCATTTTTAAAATAAACACAAGTAATACTTTTGTCATTATTTATTAAGCTTATATCCAATTTCTTTAAATTAAATTTTTCAATTAAATTTAATTCACTCCCCCATTTTACAAATACATCCCAAAATCGCATTAAGTGCCTCATTTGCTCATTAATGTGGTAGACATCTGTATTATCTTTTAATTCATAAATGAAGGAATCGCTAAACCTGCCTTTACTTTGAAAAACAAATAGCGGCTTAGAATTTTCTTTTAAGTAATTTTCACAAATTACTTCTAGCCTTTTTTCTCGGTTTTGTGTACTAGAACCGATAAACCACGATATAATTTCTTTAAACCTAAAATAATTAAAAAAAATATCTTTGAATACTATCAAATCTTCTATTGATAGAGGCGCGCCTAATTCTGCATTCTGAAAGACTAATTTTTTAACATTATAATCTCTATTAATTAGTCCAAAGTTTATTAATGCATTTAATTGTTCCAATATTCTTCTATCGTCCCATTCTTTATTTTCATATCTTACATTCTTCTTTATTAAATCGTAGTATTCTTTACTATTATTGAATTGTTTATGTTTAACGATTAAATATACATCTCTTAATTCTCTTAAAAAATAAATGTTTGAGAAACTCCATCCTTTACCATCCGTGTAAATCTGTGCTTCACTATCAAGAAGGGCGGGTAGTTCATATTTTTTTGATTTTGACAAATCAATATATTTTATCATTTCAGAATCAAAACATTTTCTGTTAATTCAAGGCTATGTCTATATTTCAACGACCTCCATTTTGTTCCTCTTGCCCTGATTCTATGTATTTCATACCCATTAAATCCAACATTTATAGCTATTTTGCCAAGAGTATCTGTCGTTGAAATTAATACACCATAAGGAGCGGAATCTCCTAATATCATATATACTTTACCAAATTGTTTCAATATACGTCTTATTTCTTTTAAAACATTGTGCATATCTTGAAAATAGTAAAGCAATAATATATCATAACTTTTCTTGCCAAGGCGATTTTTGCTTATTTCTTTTATTTCAATGGCTTTTTCAATTAAATCTTCCCCTATTGTTTTATTATTTTGGTAAAATTCTCCAGTTTTCCAATCGTGAAGGTTAAATTGATTTTCCGAATAATGGGTTGTAGCACCAATAACGAGCTTTTTTCTAACCTTATTTGTTATATCATTCCAGCTACTTGTTATACCAAAAAAATGTGAGTGTACTTTCGAAATTTCACCATAATCTAAATTATTCAGATAAGGTGGAGAAGTTATACAGATATTACAGGATTTTTCTGTTATTTTATTATTACATTTTCTTGAGTCATGAAAATAAATTTTAGATGTCTTTTTAAAGTTTTTAAATTCTTTTGTATCTTCAAGCATTTTTAGAGATATGCGATTGAAAGTCTCCCATCCAGAGGAATCATTTATTAGCCTTTTATTTCTCGAAATATAAGGAATAGAGATAGGATGTTTAGATACTTTATGTAAGGTTTGACTTAGTGCGAGCTTAAAAAATAAGTAATAACTCCTTTCGCATTTTATCTTAGTTAGATAATCTTTAATTAAATAGAGTTCTTTTAAAATTTCATCCTCATAAAGTGTTTTTAATAGAGGATGAGCAACATTATCAATATTTGATTGCTTTATTCTTTGCTTTAAATGAATCTGTATATTCTTTAAGTGTTCATTTAATTTGTTGCCACACAGATTCCAGTTTAGTTTTGCTTGTATTACTTCGTACATAAAATTTTGCCCCTCATTTCCAACTGCAGGTATTCCCTTTTTCTGTGCTGATACTAGAGTAGTTCCGCACCCGGCAAACGGGTCAAATATTTTATGGTCGAAGTTTAAATTTTCTAAAGTAATAATCTCATCAATAAACTTGTACGAGAAGCCAGCGGTGAACTTATACCAGTTATGAACAGGACTTTTAAAATTGTCCCTCGCTGTTCCTATTTCTGTTTGTAAGTTAAACATTATAATATTATTTATTACCAAATTTATTAGATAAAAATTATATCGCTTTTGTCCCGAACACCAATTGTTCTTAATAAATCAAAAATCTATGCCTGCTATATGTTATACGTTTTCCTGACCTTCGTATGTCATTTGTTCGTTTTATTATAGGAAGTCTATCAAAGTTGTTGAGAAAAATCATTGAAAAATTCATAATAACACAAATAAGATAAAATTTTCTATAATGTACCCCAAAAATTGGACAATAAAATAAGATTAGGACTTGCGCATTTACCAAAGGAGATAGAGATCGGATTTTTACAATTGCTGTTTGAGAAGTGAAATTCAAGGAATACCATATTTAATTATTGGATTTATTTTAAACATAATTAAGATGCGGCCATGTTGAGGATCGCTCGCACGGTAGTCCTAGAAGTACCATATCATAACCTCAACATGGAAATCACCTGCTTGAGATGTTTGACAAGTAGAATGATTTTCTTTCCAGATCGAGATTTATTGTTATTCAAAATATGAGATCAGAATACCAATTTAAATTATTTACATCCTTCAAGAGTTAGAGATGTAGAACGGAAGGTTATAGAATTAGAAATAAGCTGATGAAACTGTTCATTGACTATGATGTATACAGAGTAACCATGATTTCTTAAGGAGACAATGAGAATTTTCAAATGATATTAAGGTTGTTAAGGGAGAAGGTTTATTGACTTTACTCAGGTAAACGGTAATAATAAAAACAGGGTTTAGATGATTAGTTCAAAATATTGGAGGTTAGGAGATGAAAATTCAAGTAATTTTAGAACCAAGTGATGAAGGTGGATATACTGCAATCGTTCCAGCACTTCCTGGCTGTATAAGCGAAGGCAATACCAAGGAAGAGGCATTGGAAAACATTAGAGAAGCTATTGAGTTATATCTTGAACCAATTGAAGATGATTTGAGGTTTAACCCAAATATACAGGTCTTAGAAATTGCCATATGACAAAAGTTCCTAGTTTGAATTACGGACAGGTCATTAACGCTTTGCATCGGGATGGATGGATAGTTGTCCGCCAAAAAGGTAGTCACATACGTTTGCAGAAACGTGCAGCAGAAAAAATACTAAAGCTCACCGTTCCAGCACACAATCCTATCAAGGATCTACGTTATCTCATATCATGAAACAGGCACATTTATCAGTAGAGGAATTTACAAAATTATTATAAATATTTTAAACGGGGATATCTGCAGTATACCCTTCGTCTTTTTCGCTGTAAAATATGTTAATTATGATAATCTTTCATTTTTGGTGTTTACTTTAATTCCATTTCTTCTTCCGCAAGATAAGTTGCATACCTCAAGGCTTTATCAATATCCTCTGCCTCAAGGTAAGGATATGCCTTAAGAATGATTCTTTAGTTCTTTTAGAGGCCAGAAGGCCTAATAAACGCGAAAGCAGCATAAAGTAAAACGGCTTGGATATCTTCAGTCTCTAATTCAGGGTAATCTTCAAGTAGTTCCTGTACCGTAATCCCAGCAGCTAATGCCTTCAAAATTTGTTCGACAGTAATTCTTAACCCTCTGATAGCTGGTTTACCAACCATTACTTCTGGATTAATGGTAATTCTGTCCAATAATTGTTTGGAATCCATCTTTCCTTCTTTTTTCATTGCTTTTTGTGTAAATAGTTTGAGTGCAATTTTAACCTTAATTCTGGATTGTTATACGACCGAACCTTAGAAAGCCACAGGAATTAACAGAAGATAAAGTAAGTTATAACCCATTCTGTTGTAATTAATTGCGGCCATAACAAACACAATATCAGTCAGTTATAAAAAACGCTAAAAATGTCCTTTTAACGAATAGTGTTCAAGAGGTCATGGGTTCAAATCCCGCCAACCTGACCAATGTTAAAAAGGACACAGCGACCATTTTATGAAGAGGATTTTCCCTTGGCTTGCCCAGCCGTAGAGCGTGGGTATTGTGATAAGTCCTTCAGAAATCAATTATCTGCTTCTTGCCAATGGAAAGAGTCTGGAGCCGCTCAGTGAGCAGATTCTCAGAGCGGGTTTACCGAAGAGTACGTATGCTCACCTTGATGAATCGGGATGGAAGACACAAGGGGTTTCAAAACATCTCTGGACGATCTGTACCAATACGTTTAGTTACTTTCAAATTCATCCCAGGAGAAATTTTTCTGTCGCAAATGAGCTTGTATCTTTCAATTCATTGCTGAGAAAAAACGGTTAGTGAAGCGTTTCGATGAGATTATTTGTGTATCAACACCTTATTGATGAATTAAAGAAACGGCTCCACTTAACAGCTCAAAAGAAGAAGAAGAAACTCTTGATGTATCTCAAATACCCTGCTGTTTCCCCTGAGAATAATTGTACAGAGAGAGCGCTCAGGCATGCGGTAGTAATTTGTAAAATTAGTCATAGCGCTCGATCGGAAGATAGTTAAACATTGATGGTGGCACATATTTTGAAGAGGATACTAACCTTTCATTTGGTTTCTTCTCGTGCTAACCCTTTGTTTCCAGTCTCTTTTCACTCTTCCATCGTCATCTTCGTCATAAATTTCACCTAAGACTTCTTCTACAATATCCTCCAATGTTACAATGCCCATAATTTGATTGTCTTGACGTACGATGGCCATATGAATCCGATTTCCCTGGAAATCCTTAAGCATTTTGAGAATGGATTCATTCAGATTTACAAAGTAAGGTTTACGGAGTAAGCTGGTTAAAGAGAATTCTGTTTTGGTATCCATCATAGCGATAAATTCCTTTGTGTGAAGAATACCAATTACCTGGGGCTCGATTTCGCCTGATATGACGGGCAGTCTTGTGTGTCCGCAATCAATAATAATTTTTAATATTTCTTCCTTGCCCATAGAGTTTCGAACTGTTGTTACCCGGGAAAAGGGAACCATGGCCTCTGATGCTTTCTTAAAGCGTAAAGTAAATAAATTCAAAATGTAATCTCTGTGAAATGAGTGCAGAGATCTTAAAGAAAGTTCTGATACCCCCGCTCCTTCTTCCGAAGAAAGGAACGAGTTAATACCTACGAGCGAAAGAAATTTTACTGTTGATTGCTCCAGGATATGGACAACAGGTGTTGCAATCTTTGTCATAATCGTTAAGAGCCGGCTAGAAGCCAAAGATACCTCTTCGGGGTAACGGATTGCGATCGCTTTCGGTATCAACTCGCCGATAATAACGGAAAAAAAGGTGAATGGGATAACGAAAAGTACAATTCCAACAAATTCAGCCGTTGTTCCGGAAATCCCTAAAAAGCCCTTCATATATGGCAGAATAGATTTTATTACTTTGCCACCTCCAAGCGCTGCAGATAAAGCCCCAATCAGAGTAATACCTATCTGGATAACAGCAAAGGTCCTTTCCGGGCGTGCTCGTAAATCAAGGAATATTTTGGCAGTTTTATTACCTTTAAAAGCCATATCTCTTAAAAGCGGGACATTGGTAGAGGCAAATGCCATTTCTATACATGAAAGTACACCATTAAAAAAAAGCAATATAATTACTATTATCCATTCCATAATTTAGATTTAGATGACTACTTAATTCAAAAATTTTATAGCTTATACAATTGAGCAAACAAATATTTTAATAATAACAGAAGATATTTTCAAATACCATTAAAGTATACGACAAACAAAAAGAGCTGTATTTGTCAGTAAATTTATTCTTAACTTCTTTCTATAAATGTTTGCTTTTAAGAGATAATGAGTATTGAATGAGTTGTGTTTTAAAGGAGCGTGTTGTCTGCACAATAGTATCACTGCAAATAATTGCAGAACAAATTGCGAGGCATGATCCTCCAGCGTTTAATATATCAGAGATATTTTCAAGATTAATGCCGCCAATAGCAACAAAGGGAATAGTAATTTCTCGTTTTACCTGTTTTAAATAATCCAGACCTACAGGAGGTTCATAATCTTTTGTTCCTGTGTAAAAAATAGGCCCAACGCTTATATAATCTGCGCCTTCCCTTTGTGCCTCTCGTGCCTGAACGATAGTATGGGTAGAGATCCCTACTATTTTGCTATACCCAATGATCTTGCGTGCAGCAGAGATATTTATATCAGATTGACCAATATGCAATCCATCTGCATCTACTTTTTTTGCAATCTCCGCTCGATCATTTACAATAAAAAGAGTTTTCGATTGGGAGGTTATTTTCTTAAACTCCTTGGCTAAAGTAAGAAATGTACTATCAGACATTGTCTTTTCCCGTAATTGTACTACATCTGCGCCGCCTTGAATAACACCTTCCAACGTTGTTAATACAGGTTTCTTGACAAGGTTAGAACTTATTATGACATAGAGCTTTATGTCTGAAAAATCTTTCAAACAATTTTGTTTAATTGTCATTTTTATTGGTTGCTGGTTCATTGATTATTGTATTGACTCTCATTTAATGTTTGATATAATTGTTGTAGTTATTTTTCCTGCCAAATGTTATTAAAACAAATCTTATATGAGCCTGTAAATCACAAAAGGGCATAAAAATGTGATGCCGAACTTTATAGTTGGTATGAAGCAGGTGATAAATTTCCACACGATGGGTTTTTTCGTCTCAAATAATCTTGTAAGAAAAATGTATATGTTTTAGTAATCATTCTATAAATAGGTCGGAAACCATCCCTCTTTACACTATAAGGGGATGGAGGGATAGTGATAAGTTCGTAGACCCTGCTAGATATTGGGTAATTATCCTCTTTTTATTGTAGTTTTATACGAAAATAGATACAAGGATTATCATAATAATTCTTAAATATTTATTAAAGAAGGATAGGTTATAGAGAAATGTCAGACGCAAAAGATCATTGCGGTTTAATTGGAGTTTATGGATGTGAGGACGCTGCTGAGAGAGTTTATTATGGTTTGTATTCCTTGCAACATCGTGGAGAAGAAAGCGCTGGAATTGCTTCAACAAATGGAAAAGATATTGTTTGTCATAAAGGGATGGGTTTGGTAAGTGAGGCTATCAAGCCAGATATGCTCAAATCCTTAAAAAATCCTGTTGCTATAGGTCATGTTCGATATTCAACGATTGGTTCTAATAACATTGGTAACGCACAGCCATTATTAGTTGATTACTATAAGGGAAAAGTTGCCGTTGCCCACAATGGACAATTAACCAATGCAAAAAGATTACGCGAAGAATTTGAGGCCAATGGTTCCATATTCCATACAACCTCTGATACAGAAGTAATTGTTCATCTCATGGCAAAACCTTTACATATGATGCAAAAGAGCTTATCGCCGGTGTTAAGCCAATTGCATGGTTCTTTTTCACTTCTGTTTTTAACGCCGGATGAGATGGTAGGGGTTCGCGATCCTCACGGTTTTAAGCCTTTAACCCTCGGAAAATTAAATCATGGTTATGTAATAGCCTCTGAAACTTGTGCCTTGGATCAAGTAGGTGCCGAATATATTCGTGATATTAACCCTGGGGAAGCAGTCTATGTTAGCAAGAATGGGATTCGGAGTGAATACTATTGTCCCCAAAGACAAATTAAGCCTGCCTTTTGTATTTTTGAACTTATATACTTTTCCAGACCTGATAGCAAGATCTATGGAGAGAGTGTACATTTGTTTCGTAAAAGATTAGGAGCTAAACTTGCGGAAGA is a window from the Candidatus Jettenia sp. genome containing:
- a CDS encoding type II toxin-antitoxin system HicB family antitoxin yields the protein MKIQVILEPSDEGGYTAIVPALPGCISEGNTKEEALENIREAIELYLEPIEDDLRFNPNIQVLEIAI
- a CDS encoding type II toxin-antitoxin system HicA family toxin; translation: MTKVPSLNYGQVINALHRDGWIVVRQKGSHIRLQKRAAEKILKLTVPAHNPIKDLRYLIS
- a CDS encoding DUF433 domain-containing protein codes for the protein MKKEGKMDSKQLLDRITINPEVMVGKPAIRGLRITVEQILKALAAGITVQELLEDYPELETEDIQAVLLYAAFAFIRPSGL
- a CDS encoding transposase; translated protein: MISPSEINYLLLANGKSLEPLSEQILRAGLPKSTYAHLDESGWKTQGVSKHLWTICTNTFSYFQIHPRRNFSVANELVSFNSLLRKNG
- a CDS encoding transposase, with the protein product MRLFVYQHLIDELKKRLHLTAQKKKKKLLMYLKYPAVSPENNCTERALRHAVVICKISHSARSEDS
- a CDS encoding hemolysin family protein codes for the protein MEWIIVIILLFFNGVLSCIEMAFASTNVPLLRDMAFKGNKTAKIFLDLRARPERTFAVIQIGITLIGALSAALGGGKVIKSILPYMKGFLGISGTTAEFVGIVLFVIPFTFFSVIIGELIPKAIAIRYPEEVSLASSRLLTIMTKIATPVVHILEQSTVKFLSLVGINSFLSSEEGAGVSELSLRSLHSFHRDYILNLFTLRFKKASEAMVPFSRVTTVRNSMGKEEILKIIIDCGHTRLPVISGEIEPQVIGILHTKEFIAMMDTKTEFSLTSLLRKPYFVNLNESILKMLKDFQGNRIHMAIVRQDNQIMGIVTLEDIVEEVLGEIYDEDDDGRVKRDWKQRVSTRRNQMKG
- the thiE gene encoding thiamine phosphate synthase codes for the protein MTIKQNCLKDFSDIKLYVIISSNLVKKPVLTTLEGVIQGGADVVQLREKTMSDSTFLTLAKEFKKITSQSKTLFIVNDRAEIAKKVDADGLHIGQSDINISAARKIIGYSKIVGISTHTIVQAREAQREGADYISVGPIFYTGTKDYEPPVGLDYLKQVKREITIPFVAIGGINLENISDILNAGGSCLAICSAIICSDTIVQTTRSFKTQLIQYSLSLKSKHL
- the purF gene encoding amidophosphoribosyltransferase; the protein is MSDAKDHCGLIGVYGCEDAAERVYYGLYSLQHRGEESAGIASTNGKDIVCHKGMGLVSEAIKPDMLKSLKNPVAIGHVRYSTIGSNNIGNAQPLLVDYYKGKVAVAHNGQLTNAKRLREEFEANGSIFHTTSDTEVIVHLMAKPLHMMQKSLSPVLSQLHGSFSLLFLTPDEMVGVRDPHGFKPLTLGKLNHGYVIASETCALDQVGAEYIRDINPGEAVYVSKNGIRSEYYCPQRQIKPAFCIFELIYFSRPDSKIYGESVHLFRKRLGAKLAEESPVDADVVISVPEGGNSAAIGYSHASGIPIDRGFIRNHYVGRTFILPEQDRRHRVVELKLNPLKETVEGKRVIVIDDSIVRGTTSKSRIGLLRRAGAKEIHLKISCPPHRYPCYYGIDFQHKGELIAAHHTIEEIQKFLNVESLSYLSVDAMMSCTTQSQEHFCNACFTSRYPTPIEENTKKLVEREVVREISKTN